In Callospermophilus lateralis isolate mCalLat2 chromosome 10, mCalLat2.hap1, whole genome shotgun sequence, a single genomic region encodes these proteins:
- the Wdr4 gene encoding tRNA (guanine-N(7)-)-methyltransferase non-catalytic subunit WDR4 isoform X1 → MASGAALAVCGQALVVRGGSRFLAVSTASSDDDSLFTYDCSTAEKKPEENKGEDGRPMDQGSDMILASTFSTSGSYFALTDDSKRLILFRTKPWQCLSVRVVVRRCTALTFTASEERVLVADKSGDVYSFSVLEPHGGGRLELGHLSMLLDVAVSPDDRFVLTADRDEKIRVSWAAAPHSIEAFCLGHTEFVSRILVVPSHPELLLSSSGDCTLRLWEYRSGRQLQCCDLASLQEPVEPQGPKRFAASRIAFWAQESCVALLCDSLPVVLIFHLEASGQQLAFRQQLTFPHRVWDVAFEETQGLWVLQDCHESPLVLWRPVRGQWQSVPESAVLQRLASHLRGHWAMLEGSVGAADGFRSLYKATFDNMTSYLKKKEERLLQQLEKQQQRKSPPPGPPGGTKKARSGPAALGC, encoded by the exons ATGGCGAGTGGCGCGGCGCTGGCGGTGTGCGGGCAGGCGCTGGTGGTGCGGGGTGGCAGCCGGTTCCTGGCCGTCTCTACTGCGAGCAG tgatgaTGACAGCCTCTTCACATATGATTGCAGTACCGCAGAAAAGAAGCCAGAAGAAAATAAAGG GGAGGATGGCCGGCCCATGGATCAGGGGAGCGACATGATTCTAGCGTCCACCTTCTCCACGTCTGGCAGCTATTTTGCTTTAACTGATGACAGTAAGCGTCTGATTCTTTTCCGTACAAAACCATGGCAATGTCTGAGTGTCAG GGTAGTGGTGAGGAGGTGCACGGCTCTGACCTTCACAGCCTCTGAGGAGAGGGTCTTGGTGGCCGACAAGTCTGGAGACGTCTACTCCTTCTCGGTGCTGGAGCCCCATGGAGGTGGCAGGCTGGAGCTCGGGCACCTGTCCATGCTGCTGGACGTG GCTGTGAGTCCTGATGACCGCTTCGTGCTTACTGCTGACCGGGATGAGAAGATCCGCGTCAGCTGGGCCGCTGCACCACACAGCATTGAGGCCTTCTGCCTGGGACACACGGA GTTTGTGAGCCGGATCCTCGTGGTGCCCAGCCATCCTGAGCTGCTGCTGTCCTCCTCAGGG GACTGCACCCTGCGGCTCTGGGAGTACAGAAGTGGCCGCCAGCTGCAATGCTGTGACCTGGCCAGCCTGCAGGAGCCGGTGGAGCCTCAGGGCCCCAAG AGGTTTGCCGCATCCAGGATTGCATTCTGGGCCCAGGAGAGCTGTGTGGCACTTCTGTGTGACAG cctccctgtggTCCTCATCTTCCATCTTGAGGCCAGCGGACAGCAGCTGGCGTTCAGACAGCAGTTGACTTTTCCACACCGGGTGTGGGATGTGGCGTTTGAGGAGACCCAGGGCCTGTGGGTTCTGCAGGACTGCCATGAAAGCCCCCTGGTGCTCTGGAGGCCTGTGCGTGGCCAGTGGCAG TCTGTTCCTGAAAGTGCTGTGTTACAGAGGCTGGCCAGTCATCTCCGTGGACACTGGGCCATGTTGGAAG GCTCTGTTGGTGCTGCAGATGGCTTCCGCAGCCTGTACAAGGCCACCTTTGACAACATGACCTCCTAcctgaagaagaaggaggagagacTGCTGCAGCAGCTGGAGAAGCAGCAGCAACGGAAGAGCCCTCCTCCAGGGCCCCCTGGAGGGACCAAAAAGGCCCGCTCAGGGCCGGCAGCCTTGGGCTGCTGA
- the Wdr4 gene encoding tRNA (guanine-N(7)-)-methyltransferase non-catalytic subunit WDR4 isoform X2: protein MDQGSDMILASTFSTSGSYFALTDDSKRLILFRTKPWQCLSVRVVVRRCTALTFTASEERVLVADKSGDVYSFSVLEPHGGGRLELGHLSMLLDVAVSPDDRFVLTADRDEKIRVSWAAAPHSIEAFCLGHTEFVSRILVVPSHPELLLSSSGDCTLRLWEYRSGRQLQCCDLASLQEPVEPQGPKRFAASRIAFWAQESCVALLCDSLPVVLIFHLEASGQQLAFRQQLTFPHRVWDVAFEETQGLWVLQDCHESPLVLWRPVRGQWQSVPESAVLQRLASHLRGHWAMLEGSVGAADGFRSLYKATFDNMTSYLKKKEERLLQQLEKQQQRKSPPPGPPGGTKKARSGPAALGC, encoded by the exons ATGGATCAGGGGAGCGACATGATTCTAGCGTCCACCTTCTCCACGTCTGGCAGCTATTTTGCTTTAACTGATGACAGTAAGCGTCTGATTCTTTTCCGTACAAAACCATGGCAATGTCTGAGTGTCAG GGTAGTGGTGAGGAGGTGCACGGCTCTGACCTTCACAGCCTCTGAGGAGAGGGTCTTGGTGGCCGACAAGTCTGGAGACGTCTACTCCTTCTCGGTGCTGGAGCCCCATGGAGGTGGCAGGCTGGAGCTCGGGCACCTGTCCATGCTGCTGGACGTG GCTGTGAGTCCTGATGACCGCTTCGTGCTTACTGCTGACCGGGATGAGAAGATCCGCGTCAGCTGGGCCGCTGCACCACACAGCATTGAGGCCTTCTGCCTGGGACACACGGA GTTTGTGAGCCGGATCCTCGTGGTGCCCAGCCATCCTGAGCTGCTGCTGTCCTCCTCAGGG GACTGCACCCTGCGGCTCTGGGAGTACAGAAGTGGCCGCCAGCTGCAATGCTGTGACCTGGCCAGCCTGCAGGAGCCGGTGGAGCCTCAGGGCCCCAAG AGGTTTGCCGCATCCAGGATTGCATTCTGGGCCCAGGAGAGCTGTGTGGCACTTCTGTGTGACAG cctccctgtggTCCTCATCTTCCATCTTGAGGCCAGCGGACAGCAGCTGGCGTTCAGACAGCAGTTGACTTTTCCACACCGGGTGTGGGATGTGGCGTTTGAGGAGACCCAGGGCCTGTGGGTTCTGCAGGACTGCCATGAAAGCCCCCTGGTGCTCTGGAGGCCTGTGCGTGGCCAGTGGCAG TCTGTTCCTGAAAGTGCTGTGTTACAGAGGCTGGCCAGTCATCTCCGTGGACACTGGGCCATGTTGGAAG GCTCTGTTGGTGCTGCAGATGGCTTCCGCAGCCTGTACAAGGCCACCTTTGACAACATGACCTCCTAcctgaagaagaaggaggagagacTGCTGCAGCAGCTGGAGAAGCAGCAGCAACGGAAGAGCCCTCCTCCAGGGCCCCCTGGAGGGACCAAAAAGGCCCGCTCAGGGCCGGCAGCCTTGGGCTGCTGA
- the Wdr4 gene encoding tRNA (guanine-N(7)-)-methyltransferase non-catalytic subunit WDR4 isoform X3, with the protein MLLDVAVSPDDRFVLTADRDEKIRVSWAAAPHSIEAFCLGHTEFVSRILVVPSHPELLLSSSGDCTLRLWEYRSGRQLQCCDLASLQEPVEPQGPKRFAASRIAFWAQESCVALLCDSLPVVLIFHLEASGQQLAFRQQLTFPHRVWDVAFEETQGLWVLQDCHESPLVLWRPVRGQWQSVPESAVLQRLASHLRGHWAMLEGSVGAADGFRSLYKATFDNMTSYLKKKEERLLQQLEKQQQRKSPPPGPPGGTKKARSGPAALGC; encoded by the exons ATGCTGCTGGACGTG GCTGTGAGTCCTGATGACCGCTTCGTGCTTACTGCTGACCGGGATGAGAAGATCCGCGTCAGCTGGGCCGCTGCACCACACAGCATTGAGGCCTTCTGCCTGGGACACACGGA GTTTGTGAGCCGGATCCTCGTGGTGCCCAGCCATCCTGAGCTGCTGCTGTCCTCCTCAGGG GACTGCACCCTGCGGCTCTGGGAGTACAGAAGTGGCCGCCAGCTGCAATGCTGTGACCTGGCCAGCCTGCAGGAGCCGGTGGAGCCTCAGGGCCCCAAG AGGTTTGCCGCATCCAGGATTGCATTCTGGGCCCAGGAGAGCTGTGTGGCACTTCTGTGTGACAG cctccctgtggTCCTCATCTTCCATCTTGAGGCCAGCGGACAGCAGCTGGCGTTCAGACAGCAGTTGACTTTTCCACACCGGGTGTGGGATGTGGCGTTTGAGGAGACCCAGGGCCTGTGGGTTCTGCAGGACTGCCATGAAAGCCCCCTGGTGCTCTGGAGGCCTGTGCGTGGCCAGTGGCAG TCTGTTCCTGAAAGTGCTGTGTTACAGAGGCTGGCCAGTCATCTCCGTGGACACTGGGCCATGTTGGAAG GCTCTGTTGGTGCTGCAGATGGCTTCCGCAGCCTGTACAAGGCCACCTTTGACAACATGACCTCCTAcctgaagaagaaggaggagagacTGCTGCAGCAGCTGGAGAAGCAGCAGCAACGGAAGAGCCCTCCTCCAGGGCCCCCTGGAGGGACCAAAAAGGCCCGCTCAGGGCCGGCAGCCTTGGGCTGCTGA